The window GTGTCGACGATAATAAACTGAAATCAGACATGTATACACCGCCTTTGACAATGATGATTGTCACAAATCTTCATCTTACCTAAAGTATAGCGTATTTCTAAAGTTTTGCGAAGCCAAAGCACTGCACAGGAGCTTGCCTAGATTTATTTTCCCGATCACGGTAGAATAAGGGTTAATTCGTGAAGGAAAGAGGGAATAAAGGCATGCTGAAAATAGGTTCACATGTGTCCTGCGCGGACAAGGGGCTCTTAAGCGCGGCTAATGAAGCAAATGAGTATGGTTCCAGCTCGTTCATGATATATACGGGAGCGCCGCAAAATACACGCCGTAAGCCGATTGAAGCGATGTATCCTGCCGAAGGGAAACTGGCAATGAAGGCTAACGGCGTTGAAGAGATCGTCGTGCACGCTCCATATATTATTAATCTGGGCTCTTATAAGGACAACACATATCAGCTTGCTGTTGACTTCCTGCAGGAGGAGATCCGTCGTACTCATGAGCTTGAGGTCAAGCATATTGTACTTCATCCGGGAGCTTACACAGACAAGGACGCGGAATACGGAATCCAGCGGATTGCTGACGGTCTGAACGAGGTGCTTGGCGGTACAAACGAGACAGAAGTGCATATTGCCCTGGAGACGATGGCAGGGAAAGGGACAGAAATCGGCCGCAGCTTCGAGGAGATTGCCTCCATTATTGACAAGGTCGTACATAATGAGCGGCTGTCCATCTGTCTGGATACCTGTCACATCCATGATGCGGGTTACGATATTGTGGGTGATCTGGACGGCGTCCTGCGTCAGTTTGACGAGATTATCGGTCTCAAGCGGCTGGGTGTTGTCCATATCAATGACAGCAAAAATCCGCGCGGAGCAGGCAAGGACCGCCATACTCCCATTGGTTCAGGCTGGATAGGCTTCGAGACGATCAACAAGGTTGTCCACCACGAAGCGCTTTCAGGTCTGCCGTTTATTCTGGAGACGCCATGGATCGGGAAGGATGCGAAAAAGCTGCGCCCGATGTACGAGATCGAAATCGCCCTGCTGCGCGGTAATGTGGCTGAACGGTTCGGAGCAGATTTTCTGCAGGAAGTGGAAGAGCTGCATTCTTTCTTTGCCAAGCAGGAGATGGATTCCCGTCAGTATGTACTTGATGTATGGGATCTGCTCAAAAATGATGCCAAGGCCAAAAAGGCTGATCCGCGTGAGCCGCTGGAACGGCTTTACGATAATGTTGCTGCAGCCGGACTCTTTCCGCAGCTTAGCGAGGAAGCCGTCAATCAGCGCTTAATCGCCTGGCTGGCAGGTAAACAGGTGCTCGTGAACGCTTAAACTAGACATACGTTAGATTGCGCAAGTAGATGAGAGGATGGACAGCGGACTATGGAATTACATGTGAAAAGAGATCATTCTACAGGCGGACAATATCCGAACCGGGCACGCATGCTCATTTCTTGTCCTGACGGGCCGGGAATCGTAGCGGCCGTGTCGCATTTTTTATACCAGCAAGGTGCCAACATCGTGCAGTCTGACCAATATACCATGGATCCGGACGGCGGTATGTTTTTCATGAGAGTGGAGTTTGATCTGCCCAAGCTTGATGAGCGGCTGGATGAGGTGCGCTCCATCTTCGGGGGTGTCGCCGAGCGTTTTAAGATGGACTGGCAGATTTTCAATGTGAGCTATAAGAAGAAGCTTGCGATCTTTGTATCCAAAGAGGATCACTGTCTGGTCGAACTGCTCTGGCAATGGCAGGCCGGTGATCTGGATGCGGATATTGCTCTTGTAGTCAGCAACCACACAGATATGCAGGCCTATGTTGAATCCTTTGGCATACCGTTCCACCATATTCCGGTTACAGCGGATACGAAGGCGGAAGCGGAGCAGCGCCAGCTGGAGGTCATTGGAGACAATATTGATGTGATCATTCTGGCCCGGTACATGCAGATTATCTCCCCTTCGTTCATCGAGCATTACCGGCACCGGATTATCAATATCCACCACTCGTTCCTGCCAGCATTCGTAGGCGGTAAACCTTACGCCCAGGCGTATCAGCGCGGAGTGAAGATTATCGGAGCTACCGCCCACTATGTCACGGAAGAGCTG of the Paenibacillus pedocola genome contains:
- the purU gene encoding formyltetrahydrofolate deformylase, producing MELHVKRDHSTGGQYPNRARMLISCPDGPGIVAAVSHFLYQQGANIVQSDQYTMDPDGGMFFMRVEFDLPKLDERLDEVRSIFGGVAERFKMDWQIFNVSYKKKLAIFVSKEDHCLVELLWQWQAGDLDADIALVVSNHTDMQAYVESFGIPFHHIPVTADTKAEAEQRQLEVIGDNIDVIILARYMQIISPSFIEHYRHRIINIHHSFLPAFVGGKPYAQAYQRGVKIIGATAHYVTEELDGGPIIEQDVQRVSHSDDVSELKRIGRTIERVVLARAVKWHIEDRILVHHNKTVVFN
- a CDS encoding deoxyribonuclease IV; protein product: MLKIGSHVSCADKGLLSAANEANEYGSSSFMIYTGAPQNTRRKPIEAMYPAEGKLAMKANGVEEIVVHAPYIINLGSYKDNTYQLAVDFLQEEIRRTHELEVKHIVLHPGAYTDKDAEYGIQRIADGLNEVLGGTNETEVHIALETMAGKGTEIGRSFEEIASIIDKVVHNERLSICLDTCHIHDAGYDIVGDLDGVLRQFDEIIGLKRLGVVHINDSKNPRGAGKDRHTPIGSGWIGFETINKVVHHEALSGLPFILETPWIGKDAKKLRPMYEIEIALLRGNVAERFGADFLQEVEELHSFFAKQEMDSRQYVLDVWDLLKNDAKAKKADPREPLERLYDNVAAAGLFPQLSEEAVNQRLIAWLAGKQVLVNA